The genome window ATGGCAGAGTAGCCCATTTATTACAAGGGTTGAAATCGCAATCCACATTAACTAttcgattgatttttttaaaaaaaatttaaaaaaaaaattttaatttttttttaacattattatattaaaacacaaaaaacaaacaaattcttaATAACAAGAAGGCTAGAAATGTTGCTAGCAGCATGCAAAGGTTGGAAATTTTTAATTGGACATTTTTTAATTGGACATCTACAAAATTGAAGCAACAACTATATGAATTTGAGACAAAAGAttgatatatgattttttttcttaaataagtAGTCTTGTTAAGggtatagttttatttttactttttactttaTCCAACTCAAATTTTATTAGaagattttaaaagttttattttttataaaattagaattttatagTCTTTTAAAATCAGTAagactttcaaataaaaacacaaaaaatctatcacacttgtaatattttattagttgatttagaattttttcctatttagtttaaaattctattattattattttaattttatttcatatttttttaatatataaacactataatattatatattaattagagaATTTTAATATAGTGATTCTACTCGTATTACTTGTTTTTGCCGCTTAAAAAAACACAGTAGAAGTTTCAAaagcattaattatttttttagagtacAAAGAGCTTTTtgtctaaattaaaaatcaatcagGTTCTAAACTGTCTCGCCGCTGATTTATCTTGTCTAACCAAATAATCGAAATGGGATTTGAAATTAGATAAAGAAAATCGAgtcttattcttattcttctttaaaagaaaaattagatgaGTGTTATTTTATATGACAACAAACACTACCTTCAGGatggttttaataaaatagcatCTTTTATTGTTCAGAACAAAacagagaaacaaaaaagagtGATCTCATACGCGTAAATAGAAACAGAGATAATAATCCTCTGTCTGGCAACTGCCAACAATCATAacccaaaaataagaaaaaagccaACAACTGCAACCCAATTACAGTAATGAGTAAAAGCATTGCCCTCTTTTCCTGTGGACGATAAAACTGCATTCAGTATCAGTACATTCAAGGGCCAAGTCATCGCAAGGCTCACCACAAGTATCGCATGCTGCATAATCCTCTGTCTTGTCGACCAAAACAAGAGGGTGAGGGTGTTTACGATATGTGTGGACGCCCCCTAGCTTGACATATGGGTCTCTCCCGAGAGCACATTCAGGATGAGCATCGAAGTCGCATTCCTCACAACGGTAGAACCAGAGCTTTGGGTCTCTATCTTTTTCACAAATTATACAGGAAGGTTGGTAGTCATTTTCATTAATGTAGGTGAGGAAGAGAGGATGGTCATCATACTTGTGTCTTGCTTTGTATGGCACTGTAGCACATTTCATACCCAGCTTGAAATCGCAAACCgcacatttaaaaaatacctttgATTCTTCACTGACACAACAGCCACTGCAATGGGGAATAATCTCTGTGTCATCTGCAAGCAAAGGGGGAAGCCCGTAACCTCCAATACGGCAACGGAGAATACTCTTTCTGTCCGTTGGAAGATTAAGGGGATGCTCATGACCTCCATGTTTAAAAGAATCTTTCAATGATTTGAAGCATCGGACATCAATCCGGAGTGCACATACATTACATTTGTACCTGAGCCCATGAGAAGTTTGATTACACACATCACAGTAGAACAGCTCATATGGCCCTCGGCTCCGTGAAAGAATCAGTTGGTTTTCGTGATATTGCCACTTTTTTCGCCTGGGTAATTCCATGCAGGTTTTGTCAAGAAAGAAATTACAACTGGCACAACTATAAAATGGAGTTGAGATTGGTAACATGCACCCATCACACTTTAGATCATCATCAACCTTGTCAATAAGGATTAGGTTATGTTGATGACTGAAATGCTCGATCTCTTCAATTATTCTCTCCTCTCCATGCTTGATCTCACGGACAACGCGAAAGCTAGGTTCCATGAATTGATCATCAACAGTCACACTTTGCTCTTCTTCGTTTTCTCCTCCAGTCTCTGTTGCCGAATCGCCATATTCTCTGCTACAATTCACGTGTGCAACAAAGTCACAGTCTGGGCAGTAGTAAACTCCGTATTCTGTGTCAACTTCCCGACAGCAAATTCCACAGTACTTGTTTATAGATTCGATGCATTGTTGAGGATGATAGGTGTGGATGATTCGGGGATGATGGTGCAGTGCTGTTTTAAGGGTGCCTGGCAATGAAATGCATTCTTCGTGGACCACGAGTTGGCACATGGTGCACATGAATGGGGAGCCATATCCATCCGTGCCGCATGCATTGCAAGTGAAGGAGATTGATTTGAATGAACGTGGATTCAGCAGGCTTCTAAATTGATGCCCCTGATCCTGATCAGCTGCATAAACGCACGGTGGAAAAGCACATTTGATATGGAGGTTGAATTCGCACACAAAACAGCAGTAAGCAAAACTCTCATAGCAAGTTTCTTTGCAAAAACTACAGATCATGTGATGATTTGGCAGTAGACGAAGAGGGTGTTCTGGATGAATGTGCCTCTTGATCTCTGGGGGTAGCTCAGCACACTTCTTGTGAAGAAAGACGTTGCAAGAAGTGCAACTATAGCTAGGACCAGACATTGGTTCCTTGCACACAGAGCACACAACTCCTTCACCATGatattctttctcttcattcAAAACCAATGGATGATCCTTGTGGGCAAATTGATGTGCCTGACTATCGACTTCCAAAAAACCCGGTTGAAAAGCACATTTGATATCAAGATCAAATTCACAGAAAGAACAATGGTAAATAAAACTCTTCCAAGTTTTGTTGCACCGATTACAATAGCATTCTATTTTATATGGTGGCTTTGCCAGTAGATGGAGAGGGTGTCTACGATGAATGCGCCGCTTGATCTCACGGGGCAGCTCGGCGCATTTCTTATGAAGAAAGAAGTAGCAAGAGGTGCAACTGTAGCAAGAACCCCATATTGGTCCCTCGCATCCAGAGCACATTACTAGTTCACAACTATATTCGAGAATTTGATTAATGAGGATCAATGGATGATACGGGTGGCTAAAATGTTCAACCTCCATGCCTCTGGCTCTCTCAGAGGACAGAGCAGGAAATGAGGGGTGTTGAGCCAAGGCAAGACTTAGGAGGCCAAATTGAAGCTGCGGAATGTATATGTTATCGAAATGGAAAGGCAAATAAAAGTTGAGTGCTACTAGTATTCAATACCTCGCCTTCTGAACTGAAACTTGACCTCTTCACCGACGACGgctaattaaataattacagCTGCTTACTGCTACATTACAGATCAACCAACGAGATCCAGAACACAGTGATTTCCCATTAAGATCGGATACCAATCAATTCCTGGGGAAGCATTTTTCTTCCCTCTTCCCCTTTATCAAAGATTATGGGACAGAGAACCGAaacgaaaaataattcaaaggaCCCAATATTCAAAGAAACCCAAAAAGGAAGGAAGGGTGTTACCCGTAAGGAAGAGGCGGGTAGAAGATCACGAGGAAAGCTACAGGCTCCTCTATTTGTGCGTATGTGAATAAGGGTCTTTTCTTGTTAGAGAAGAAGACTAGTTGACTTTTGCTGGGTTTCCTCAACTTCCTTCCTATATTACTCGTTTGCCTATGGATgcaagtattttaaaaataatattttaaaaaaataaaaaattattttaatatattttagagtaaaaacaatttaaacaaaCTTGTATTCCATGtaaattgaaagatgattaaaagaaaagtatatCAACTTTACCAAATTATACAAATCAAtatagatattaattaaaataaattatgatatttatcaacttttgtttcttgtttgattttgagcAGGTGGTCTACATCTTAACTGGTGtatttacaattaattatttttcttacgaGCTTAACTAAAATTAAGTCatcatatttttagatatttctcGATTGAATCCTCTATCCATTTCcgtcaactttctttttttgtggaaTTAAAAAGGAAACCAGAACCACCCACGAGAtaccaaaatcaaaacttcaACTGGGCTCTCAAGGGAGCACTGTACACGAAGGCGGCTGTGAAAGAACAAAGGAGATTGAAAGGACATGGTTTAAGcttcttaattattttgctGGTGGCATGATAAATAACAAATGAGATTGaagctatgtttgtttttttgaaaagtaatttttaaataattattttttaaatttttttgtgtttatttattattagaaaagttgatcaacgaaaaatattttacagttaaaaaaaaatttgacttagtttgggtggaaaacactttctgaaagttatgaaaaatttagaaatgtcatattatttgctgattatatcaaatttggtcctcaaacttttgattgctatatatattttgttttgaatatttatttttcaatttcatctcttaaaatttaatttttatattatctttggtttttatttttataattgttatttgcttttcgcttatcatttttttattaaaattttttatttatcaaatttgatcctcattcttttgactgttagttattttatttgaaataatttatgaaatgttaattattattattttaatttttttattttttatttttttattttttagatttgatctctattattttgattattatttattttatttgagataatttatgaaattatatatttttttcaattttattctcattcaaatttttaatttgtaaaatttattcctcattattttaataaacttgagaaaaataaaatattaataagttattttccagcttatttttcatgacataatcaaatactggaaagtgttttcctatttattttttattatactaccagatattagaaaataatttatttttctgaaattcactttttcaaatttattttttttaaaaaaattattttttaacaaataaacagTGCTGAAAGAATTTATGATGTACATGAGCATATGCGCAAGGGAATAACATCAGTTTGGTTCTCTGCTCGGATTTGAAATGGGCCTCAAGAGATGAACGAGGAATtcttatgataaaaatacttattCTATTTGAAGGTGGGTTGTGATCCAATTGGGCTTGGCATCATCAAGCAAACCAATCATCGGCCTGAAAACATTGAAGCAGCATTAGACTTGACGTATGCAAGAGATGACAGAAAATAAATCGCAAATACAATGTTGgcgtcaaattaatttttttttaataaaaaaaatattcaaatattattaatattttttcttgtaaaaaattaaattgtatgagATTTTATCTGATATGATCTGATTAACTTAACGAgtctaaaaataacttaaataattgataaacatataatttgatttaaaaacaaaaaaaacatcatcttttttaattttttaaaataaaaaaaatattttgaaaaataaatactacCATACTTCTAAGCTTTCTTTACAATAGAGGTATctaaatgttaaaaatttaatgataaaatcctttaattattaaaatcacaaatcaataattacatgtatatataattaacaaatttttgCTAAATCTTAAATAGGTCTTTCTTCTATCATATCGTACtatttaaattaacaaatttataaatgttaactatattttatagtttattttttataatcaaacgGTTTTACTCTTGATAACCTAGAAATGTGAAACAAATACATATTTAACTAAAATTGtgatatttcatttaaattaactaaaatattttaagcaaaTTACACATGTACTGCCTCTTATTTAATAACTTGACTAAAAATTAAAGGCATAATTATACTTTGGTTAGGTGCTGAATCTAAAAGGAAATAGTTGTTGGGGATTTcggctcccccatgcgcggaccggtggtgtactgatagttgctctaAGGAGAggtaagcacactgacacaatattttacgtggttcggcaaaaccgcctacatccacgggagagagtcatTGTATTAGATATAGAGAAAGGGTTACAATAAATACTTGTAGAGGAGGAGGATTACATCCACTCTACTCAACTCATCAACTCTCATTGCTGctcttgcagctgctgcaatggcagcaaggctgctacCATTACAGCCCTTCACTTTCTCTCTATACTCTTCACATTCTCACCCCTCTCTTACATTTTGCTCTCTCAcgtatgcctataaataggcaagtATGATGgcttctcttcttcaacaacagcaGCTGCATATGGGTTGATACATTTGTAAATGGTGGGTGCAACTACCATTGACAAATGGTAACCCTACTCCTTAGGGTAGGTTGCCCAATAATGGCAaatcccaacaatcaccccctttgacATTTATatgggcaattgtcctcttgcttcttcagcacaaacTTGTatcttgcagctcttccaagcttaccattccgagagcgtctgtggccaagtttacaggtactcgccaaacctttcaatcatcAGAGTTaccaaagcacaccttttctcacacaaaaaggatcactacaaccagatggtctgccacttcacatctgaagagtgttaacgcttgtctctggcaCACActgcattccccttcgagcgtatcaaccatgctcggtccggaatgattaatcaagccttacaccaaggcttacaacaccccctcaaacggaaatttctttttccaagtgcgacagtcattatctaagtatctcaatatgatcacgagctcaccactcttccaagagtctactcatccaggagttgcgtctgccctctgttccaccctagaaaccacgccttacttctccgtgagtctctcactcttagtcgtaagagtccaggtagctctccacctttaaccatgggggcagcccattaaaggttgatccatatatgtcttgatactgagtattacaatgcattcactgagctcaccaccttgacaagagtcaacttgttccgggaacctgcgcatgccctctgctccttcatagcagccgcgtcttaatgctccacaagtcacacacttattgtTCAAgacaaatgtcttctagctcattgatctttagcatgggggcaatatccatgaaagtcaatcctacatttgtctccatactcatcatagccacttcattggctatccatctgtccactcatatccagccatcacattggctctggggcgttctaaactgggctcatatcgtggcccacacaccttctccttaggtgtctTCGCTCGTCGTCATGCGGCGATCTGAAATGGGGCTCCTATcgcggccctcacaccttctctaaggcgtcttcgcccgttgtcatggggcggtctgatcTTGGGCTCATATCaaggccctcacaccttctctaaggtgtcttcgcccatTGTCATAGGGCGGTCTGATCCGGGGCTCCTAGCACGGCCCACACACACACCTtccatctaaggtgtcttcacctttcataggtggtcgcatcctccttcagctgagatgcttcaaagtggctccaaaagtcTCTACCACCATAtgcactatgggagagattactgccactgactacatagaaagagaaagttgcggtatactcctcgcaatcctccacctcgatttctatgtttggagcttctacgcctttctgcttgacagctccacctacaccaactctctttggtgtcttcgcctttcatcataggcggtcgccttttatcacaggcgtttgcaccccctcaattaggtgcctctgcaacagctctctttccatccttgcatgcattggaaaggtcttcgcctgttgtcttcatcaagaacataagagacttcctgttgtacaaactttaccagtctctgctctgagcttcatctgggaacacttcttctccttgcacctgttgtctcattacagtaccttgTTGGATCCTAtgggtactcctgcacaatctccatgtgccctcgtgcaatttctgttctccagatttctccctattccttgcttatgtttgacagcagctcatcctgtcacaacacctgtccaagtcaaaatagggtgccaatctttatctcttgctgtatttctcttccattatcagggtcttcatcaattcttccctcaagaaatcacagtcaccgaatctaacttctttggagaaatcaccacttcatcaaatccttgatcatacggaacccaactgttcccttgtgtcgtcgtcctgctagtcttcaactgtttcattacaaactgctatatatacgaaaatagtaccgtatggataatccttccactaagcaagttcccaggaaagattggaggggtcacactggtcccgcttaaaacccaatctcttagacagaacttcttaggccatatctatccatcgtactgtctttccgtatatacaaccatttgctagcttttaTGCGGCTtccctttacaagtgatctggaatatattggtttaatacatgatttctcaacatttgGCGAGACTACCaattcttagattcgtcaagattggtctttgtcaattttcactctccacctcaaattgtccacatgatcgggtgtccagagtgtcccaattttgccttccttcaaggcagctaaaattctccccacttagcagttcagcacatgtaattgggtaaacatgtgcaccttcttcttgttcatctccatcgaccaccatgatgaccttcagatgcctcctgatcgggcaatctcttttgttaattcaccaccatcattttggtctcaaatctcaatgatCAGAccataccattgcatccggaacgatcaaattagctggaaacaagtctgaaa of Populus trichocarpa isolate Nisqually-1 chromosome 16, P.trichocarpa_v4.1, whole genome shotgun sequence contains these proteins:
- the LOC112325841 gene encoding uncharacterized protein LOC112325841 isoform X2 — protein: MSFNMASLCLALGQHPLFPALPSERARDMEVEHFSHPDHPLILINQVLEYSCELVICSGCEGPIWGPCYSCTSCYFFLHKKCAELPREIKRRIHRRHPLHLLAKSPYKGKYRCNRCTKTFNSFVYHCSFCKFDLDIKCAFQPGFFEVDSQFAHKDHPLILNEEQEYHGAGVVCSLCKEPMSGPSYSCTSCNFFLHKKCAELPPEIKRHIHPEHPLRLLPNHHMICGFCKETCYESFVYCCFVCEFNLHIKCAFPPCVYAADQDQGHQFRSLLNPRSFKSISFTCNACGTDGYGSPFMCTMCQLVVHEECISLPGTLKTALHHHPRIIHTYHPQQCIESINKYCGICCREVDTEYGVYYCPDCDFVAHVNCSREYGDSATETGGENEEEQSVTVDDQFMEPSFRVVREIKHGEERIIEEIEHFSHQHNLILIDKVDDDLKCDGCMLPISTPFYSCASCNFFLDKTCMELPRRKKWQYHENQLILSRSRGPYELFYCDVCNQTSHGLRYKCNVCALRIDVRCFKSLKDSFKHGGHEHPLNLPTDRKSILRCRIGGYGLPPLLADDTEIIPHCSGCCVSEESKVFFKCAVCDFKLGMKCATVPYKARHKYDDHPLFLTYINENDYQPSCIICEKDRDPKLWFYRCEECDFDAHPECALGRDPYVKLGGVHTYRKHPHPLVLVDKTEDYAACDTCGEPCDDLALECTDTECSFIVHRKRGQCFYSLL